A section of the Acanthochromis polyacanthus isolate Apoly-LR-REF ecotype Palm Island chromosome 13, KAUST_Apoly_ChrSc, whole genome shotgun sequence genome encodes:
- the LOC127536820 gene encoding dehydrogenase/reductase SDR family member 13-like: MSTCCLLTVAVVVGVAYIFRHIVVKGKRCTSEAKLHGKTVIVTGSNTGIGKTTAIDLAKRGARVILACRSRQRGEAALEEVKRESKSNQVVFMQLDLGSLKSVRSFAETFLKSEPRLDILINNAGIYMQGRTEDGLGMMFGVNHIGHFLLTNLLLERLKQCGPSRVVNVSSMGHNFGKIDFDSLNTHKALGLGTSFREIFQTYCDSKLCNVLYTHELAKRLQGTKVTCYSLHPGAINTELARNTSSVLQLCLKPLTMYFFKNTVQGCQTTLHCALQEGLEPLSGRYFSNCTVRDVYDKAKDDAAAKKLWELSERLCGLA; encoded by the exons ATGTCTACCTGTTGTCTGCTGACCGTGGCTGTCGTTGTAGGAGTTGCCTACATTTTCCGTCATATTGTAGTGAAGGGAAAGAGATGCACAAGCGAAGCAAAGCTGCATGGGAAAACTGTGATTGTGACTG GCAGCAACACAGGCATTGGGAAGACCACAGCTATAGATCTGGCTAAGAGGGGAGCCAGAGTGATTCTGGCCTGTCGCAGCAGGCAGAGAGGAGAGGCTGCTCTTGAGGAAGTCAAGAGG GAAAGCAAAAGCAATCAAGTTGTGTTCATGCAGCTGGATTTAGGAAGTCTCAAGTCCGTTCGTAGCTTTGCTGAAACCTTTCTGAAGTCTGAACCCAGACTGGACATCCTCATCAACAATGCAG GTATTTACATGCAGGGTCGAACAGAGGATGGACTGGGGATGATGTTTGGGGTCAACCACATTGGCCACTTCCTGCTAACCAACCTGCTGCTGGAGCGACTGAAGCAGTGTGGACCGAGCAGGGTGGTTAACGTGTCCTCAATGGGACATAACTTTGGAAAAATAGATTTTGACTCCTTGAACACCCACAAAGCTCTGGGGCTGGGGACCTCATTTAGGGAAATCTTCCAGACCTACTGTGATAGCAAGCTGTGCAATGTCCTCTACACCCATGAGCTGGCCAAGAGACTCCAGGGAACCAAGGTGACCTGCTACTCCCTCCATCCAG GAGCTATCAACACTGAGCTGGCCAGGAACACTAGCTCAGTGTTGCAACTATGCCTGAAACCCTTGACTatgtatttctttaagaacacgGTCCAGGGATGCCAGACCACCCTGCACTGTGCCCTCCAGGAGGGACTCGAACCTCTCAGCGGACGCTACTTCTCCAACTGCACTGTGAGAGATGTCTATGACAAAGCCAAAGATGATGCTGCAGCAAAGAAGCTGTGGGAGCTCAGTGAGAGACTGTGTGGTCTTGCATGA